The DNA window TTTGCGTTTAGTTTTGAACGCAGGGTCGTTAACAAGCTCAATACCACCACTGACTAATGCTGCGATGGGTGAGGATTTAATGTTTACGCCAGATATATTCGCATTCACAGATACACCACTAACATTGATAAAACGTGATGACGGGGTAAGTAAATGCGCATAGTCTTGATAAAGATTAACGTTTAAATCAATTAAGTTAGTTTTAGTATTAAAGTTCACCTGACTAATATGGCCAATAGGGTAATTCTTATAATAAACTTTGTTACCCACGGCTAAGCCGTTAGCATCGTTAGCGGTAATCGATATTTGTTTATGTGGAATAAGATCATCTACGTTTGACACTAAATCAAATGTAGTCCGCAATTCACCTTGCCCCGGTGTAAAGAGAATGTAATTACCAGTGACCAAGTTCACAATGTTTTTACTTTCAGAAAGGGACAGGTTTGCTTTTTCAACCCAAAACTGTGTGCTGTCACGAAACAGGTCTACAACGTCAGGATCTACATCTGCAATTGCGGTGGCAACAGATGGCGAGTTTTGCGTCGTAGGGGTTAATGATTGTGTCATTACTTGTGTTATTTCACCGACTTTTAAGCCGTTGAAGTAAATGTTATTACCTATTTTAATATCATTGCTGTTACTTAATTTTAATTTAATTTGTACAGCCCGCTGTGCATCACTAATACTGTTGTATAGAGGGTATATTTGATTATCATTGGCTGGTTTACCAATGGTCGGTGAATCAAATGCAAGTGCACCACTGATAATGGCGGTTAAACTCTCGGTTTCCACTTTGACGCCATCCAACCCAAACTTAGCGTTAATACCACTTGCATTCCAAAATCGAGATGTGTCTTTAATAAGATAGCTATATTGTTTATCGATTACGGCTTCGACTAGGATCTTATCGGTTTTTTTATCCAGCGTAAAACTATGTACTTGACCGACAGGGATCTTCTTGTAGAAAATCTCTGAACCAGGACGTACAGATGAAAGCTTGTCTGCTGTTAAATGCACAATTAACCCTTCATCATCTGGCGGGTTGTTCGGTGCATTTTGCACCGAGATGAAGTCGATACTGTACTCACCATCCCCTGGTGAGAGGTCAATATAGTTACCTGTGACTAGGGCGTCTAAACCCGAAATACCGGCAATAGAGGCTTTCGGTGCAACAAGCCAAAATTGTGTATTACGACGTAGTACTTGTTCTGCTTTATTATCAATTTCTGCGGTGACGTAAACGCCTTTGAGGTTGTCATCTAGCGCGATTTTTTTTACCTTACCGATTATTAAGCCTTGATATTTAACCAGTGTTTTACCCGCGACAATGCCATTAGCATTCGAGAAATGTACACGGATCTCGATACCAGCTTGGGTAATACTTTGGTACATAAGATAGAGTCCAAGTATGACAGCTACAATGGGTAACAACCATATTGGCGACATCACATTCGGTTTATGTAACACTGCTTTAGGTGCGTCACAGTTATCCGGCATTTGTGGTTCGTTATTTTCTTTCATTTTTATGGTTTAAATCCCAAATTAAACGTGTATCAAAACTTTCTGCGGCAAGTATTGTTAATATAACAACCAAACCAAAGCAAGTTGCTCCGTACCCGGGATCAACTGAGAGTAAATTTCCTCGGTTAATCACCGCGACCATAATCGATATAACAAACAAATCCATGATGGACCATTTTCCGATCCAATGAATTGCATTAAATAATAATAATTTTCGTTTTGGTGTAATAAATATTTTATTTTGAATCGATAATAAAATCAGCATTAAGCCGATTATTTTGAATAAGGGAACTAAAATAGAGGCTATAAATATAATGATCGCAATACCTAAATTGTCACTTTTTGCGAGAGCAATGGTACCAGACATAATGGTGTCTGGCGTCGACTGACCAGTACTTGTTAGTGTACTTATCGGTAAAAAGTTGGCCGGAATCATCATGATTGTAGCGGTGATCAAAAGTGCCCATGTTTTTTGGATACTACGTGGTATACGAAAATGAACACGCGTAAAACAGCGCGGACAACGATGCCGTCTAATATCCTGTTTTACACTAATTAATAAGTTACATTCATGACATTTGGCGATTTGATTATCTTTAGCGTTTTGCATTTTTTTCCATTTTCTGCCAGAAGATTTCTAGATTGAGCCCATACATGATAAGACTAGAAACAAACATAAGTGAAACAAAGCTAAGTAAACCTAGCTGTAATTCGATATCAGCAATGTCAGAAAGTTTAAATACAGCGATCAAAAAACTAACGAGATAAACTTCTAACATGCTCCATTCGGTAAAAAACTTAACGAGTTTAAGTAATAATATGAGCTGTGGTGTATTACGTTTAGTCAGTAGTAATAAACAAGCTTGTGCGAGACAAGATAAAAATAGAAAGGGCGCAATAAAGCTACAAAAAATAACGAGTAAACCGACAAAGTAAAACTTTTTTTGTAATAAGGCCCACGCGCCTTGAATGAGTGTCGCTGATTCTTCAGCCCCTAGCATGGTGATAGTGAACATTGGAAACACATTTGCAATAACAACAAGTATAAGCCCCGTTAATGAAAGAGCTAATACGGAACTAATGGAAAAAGCATTATTTGTATATAATAGCGTGTTACAGCGGGGGCACAGCGCATGCCTATTTTTTGCAATCGGTATATGATCAACAATAAGATCACATTTATTACAGACATTAATATTCGACATTTAAACCCGCCAATAGTTGATTCACTATGCTTTTAAAGTTAGCACGATCATATTGCGTTCATTAATAGCATTATTTTATTGCAAATATCAACAGTACCACAAGTTTATCCGTCATGATGTTGATTATAATATGAATGAATTAGTCTGTCTTAGCTTGAATCAAGCATATTTTATCGGTGGTGACTTGAATTAACAGGAAATACTAAATACACTGTCATAATATACAGTGTATTTAGGGAATTAGTTCATGGCCGTAATAGTAAAGTATGTAGTAGAGCGAAATGGTGTGGAAAAAATGGTATCTACAAGTAAAAAAGAAGCGGATGCATATGACAAGATGTTAGATGTTGCAGATGGTCTTACAGACTTTATCGGCACGTCATCTCTTGGAATTGATGACCGCCTTACAGAAGAGTTAGCATTATACTTAGCACAAAATAGTGCATCGCTACAGGTCATCTTAAAAGGTGGCAAATTAAAAGCGAGTGAAGAGAAAGAAGAAAAGGCTCCAAAAGCTAAAAAATCGTCAAAAAGCACGGTTGGAAAAGAAGCGGCTTAATCTTTCGTACGCTTAATTATTGTTTGTGAAAGCATAAAAAATCACCGGAAGAGTTATTTTTTAACACCTTTTTGGGCTAAGTTAGCGGATTAAAGATAGCATTTAATTGCAATCGCTCTATAATAGCGATAAATTTTATACATGCGATATAGCAAGATTACAATTTTGTTATATCAGAACAATTAGAAGTAATTTAAGGTAATTCATGGAAAACATTGAAAAGCTAAAAAATAGCAAAGAAGTTATCGCTTATTTGGTAGAAATATTCCCAAAATGTTTCACTGCAAAGGGCGAAGCTAAACCGCTAAAAATTGGCATTTTTCAAGATCTAGCTGAACGTCTAAAAGAAGATAGTAAAGTTAGTAAAACATTATTACGTACGGCACTTCGTCAGTATACTGCAAGCTGGCGTTACCTTCACGGCGCTAAAAAAGATGCTGTACGAGTTGACTTAGATGGCAACGACGCAGGTGTTTTAGATGCAGAGCACATAGAGCATGCACAAAAAACACTTGAAGAAAGCAAAACTAAATTTTTCGCTGAACGTAATAAGAAAAATGCAGAACAAAAGGCAAAAGCTGAAAAGCAAAAACCTGCTGTTAAAAGAGCACCTAAAAAAGTAGTTAAAAAATCGGCTCCTAAAGCGGATCAAAAGCCTACAATTAAAGTTGAACGTCCTGTAAATGAGTCGGAACTTAAATCAGGTCAATCTGTCAAAGTTGTAATTGGTAAAGCACCGGTACAAGCAACTATCGTTGAAGTATCTAAAGATGGTGTTCAAGTTGAACTACTATCTGGACTTTCTCTAAAAGTAAAAAAAGAGCACCTTTTTGTATAAAGCAATAAGAGTGTTCTGAATTTTTAATAGTTGAGTGTTAGCTAAATATATGAAATTTGGCTAATACTTGACTATTATGGATTTAGCGTTACTTATTCTCAAAAGGATTTTTAATGAAAAAAGTTTTACAAAGAACTTTTATCAGTGCTTCGGTACTATTGGCCACACATGCTTTCGCATTTGATCCCGCCATTTCTATTCAAGAACTCCCTACATTAAAGCAAGAAGCTCAGCATTCTGAAGCAAGTAAACGTCTTGTTAATCTCTTTACTCGTTCACATTACAAATCTATTGATTTTGACAGTGGCTTTGCTGTTGAAGTTTTTGATCGTTATTTAAAGCAACTTGATGCTTATCGCACCATTTTCTTGCAAAGCGATATCGATAATTTTAATAAATATGCACTTTCATTTAAAAAAGATTTCCGTCAAGGTCGCCTTGCACCCGCTTATGATATTTACACAGTAGGGCTTCAACGTCGTTACGAACGCTTTGCATACGCATTAACGCTACTTGATACTGAAATCAAATTTGATCGTGATGACGCATATTATTTTGACACATCTGAATTAGATTGGGCAAAAACGACTGATGAGTTAAATGAGTTATGGCGCCAAAAAGTAAAATATGAAGCACTCAATTTAAAATTAACGGGTAAAGACTGGCCTGAGATTCAAAAATTACTGCGTAAACGTTACGATACTGCCATTAAGCGTTTGAAACAGACACAAAGTGAAGATGTATTCCAAACATTGATGAATTCGTACGCACGAAGTATTGAACCTCACACGTCTTATTTATCCCCACGTAATGCGGATCGTTTCAAAACTGAAATGAACCTTTCTTTAGAAGGGATCGGTGCAGTATTACAAACCGTTGATGATTACACCGTTATTCGATCTTTAGTTGCTGGTGGCCCTGCAGATGCAACGAAACAACTTAAAGCTGAAGATAAAATCGTGGGTGTTGCACAAGATGATAAAACGATTGTGGATATTGTTGGTTGGCGTCTTGATGATGTCGTAGACAAGATCAAAGGACCGAAAGGCACAAAAGTCCGTCTTGAAATCTTACGCGGTGAAGGCGCGAGTGCCAAACACAAAATCGTAGAAATCATTCGCGATAAAGTACGTTTAGAAGACCGTGCTGCAAAATCGAAAGTTATCGATGTTGAAGGCGAGAAGGTTGGTGTTATCGAAATACCAAGCTTCTATGATGGTTTAACGAAAAATGTTCTGACTGAATTAACAAAGCTTAAAAAAGATAATGTGAGCTCTATTATTGTCGACTTACGTGATAATGGTGGTGGTGCATTAAAAGAAGCAAACTTACTTTCTGGTTTATTCTTTGATTCAGGCCCGACAGTACAGGTTCGTGATGCGAGAGATAAGGTTAATGTACTCGAAGACCGTGATGGGAAAACATACTATGATGGTCCACTCGTTGTATTAGTTAACCGTTACAGTGCATCAGCGTCCGAAATTTTTGCCGCTGCATTACAAGATTATGGCCGTGCACTCATTGTTGGTGAACAAACATTTGGCAAGGGCACTGTACAACAGCACAGAACCTTAGCACGTTTGTATGATCTATATGACAAACCAATTGGTAGTGTGCAATATACCATATCGAAATTTTACCGTATTAACGGTGGAAGCACTCAATTACGTGGTGTACTACCTGACATTACCTTCCCATCGGCAGTGAAACCCGAAGACACTGGTGAGTCAATTGAAGATAATGCGCTGGCTTGGGACCATATCCGTAAAGCAAGCTATCAACAATCGTTAGTATTGCAGTCAAAAGTTAATAAGTTAACTAAAAGTCACAACAAGCGTGTTGCTGTTAATCCTGAGTTTGGTTATATCCAAGAAGATATTGTCAAATATAAACAGGAACTTGATAGTAAAACAATTTCTTTAAAAGAGTCTGTGCGTATTAAAGAACGGGAAGAGAGCGAGTCGATTCGTTTAACTCGTTTGAATGAACGTTTAGCACGAAAGGAATTACCTGCGGTTGAATCATATGATGATAAACCAGAGGACTTCGAGTTTGACGATATATTCTTATTAGAAGCAGCCAACATAGCGATTGATTTAAGTAAATCTAGCTAAACCACCTCTATTTTACTCCAAGTGCAGCGGGATGCTGCACTTTTTTCCTTTATTTTTACGTATCTATCCGTCGATAGATTAGGACTATAAATGACAGTTATGCCTAATGCTAAGCATTTAAAAGACTATACAGAACCCCATTATTTCATAGACAGTATCGATCTTGATTTTAATCTTGATGATAGCAGCACTAAAATTGTTGCAATCAGTAAGGTTCGCCGTAGCGGTAGTCATAATGACCCACTAATACTAGACGGTGTTGACCTCACATTATTATCAGTGTCTATCGATGGCCATCACACTGATAACTACTTAGTCAAAGATAATCAGCTTATCATCTCTGATTTACCCTCTGAATGTGTATTAATCATTGAGACAGAAGTAAATCCACAGGAAAATACCAGTTTAGAAGGGTTATATAAATCCGCTGATGCATTCTGTACGCAATGTGAATCTGAAGGTTTCCGAAAAATCACCTATTATCTTGACCGCCCAGATGTACTGGCTGTTTTTAGTACTAAGATCACGGCTGACAAAGCGGCCTTCCCCTATTTATTGTCTAATGGCAACTGTGTTGATCGTGGAGAATTAGATAATGGTCGTCATTGGGTTCAATGGCGTGACCCTTATCCTAAACCGGCATATTTGTTTGCACTGGTTGCGGGTGATTTTGATGTATTACGTGATAACTACATCACGACATCTGGTCGTGATGTGAAGTTAGAGTTGTTTGTAGATAAGGGTAACTTATCGCGAGGTCATCATGCGATAGAATCTCTAAAAAATTCAATGAAATGGGATGAAGACCGTTTTGGCTTAGAATACGATCTTGATATTTATATGATTGTTGCCGTTGATTTCTTCAACATGGGTGCGATGGAAAATAAAGGGCTTAACGTATTCAATTCTAAATACGTATTAGCTGATGCGGCTAGTGCCACTGACGTTGATTACCTGGGTATCGAAGCTGTTATTGGTCATGAGTATTTTCACAATTGGACTGGTAATCGCATTACTTGTCGAGATTGGTTCCAGTTAAGTTTGAAAGAAGGCCTCACGGTATTCCGTGATCAAGAGTTCAGCTCTGATTTGGGGTCGCGTGCTGTTAACCGTATTCAAAACGTTAAAATTTTACGTTCTGCACAATTCCCTGAAGATGCCGGGCCAATGGCGCATCCAATTCGTCCCGCTTCTGTGATTGAAATGAATAATTTCTACACTGCAACTGTCTATAATAAGGGCGCAGAAGTTATCCGCATGATCCACACGCTTCTTGGTGAACAGAATTTCCGTGCAGGTATGGATCTTTATTTTGAACGTCATGACGGTCAAGCTGTGACATGCGATGACTTTGTTGCGTCTATGCAAGATGCATCTGGTGTAGACCTCACTTTATTTAAAAACTGGTATTCACAATCAGGTACCCCGCAAGTAACGGTGACAGATCATTACGATGCTGAAAACAATATTTATACGTTATCAATGCAGCAACATACGCCAAGCACTGCGGATCAAAAAGTAAAACACGTACTTCATATTCCTGTGGATATTGAACTGCTTGACGAGCAGGGTGGCAAGATTGAATTAATATTTGAGGGTAAGGGTGTTCACCATATTTTAAATCTTACTGAAAAGCAGCAAGATTTTGTGTTTGAAAATGTAATGTCAGCACCGGTACCAAGCCTATTTAGAGAGTTTTCAGCGCCAGTTAAGCTTAACTATGCTTATACCAATGAGCAACTTACAATGTTAATGGTACATGCGAGTAATGATTTTGCACGTTGGGATGCATCACAGTTATTAATTAATAAGCATGTGATTGAAAATGTAACCCGTATTCGTGACAAACAGAATCTGCTACTCCCCACTGTGTTTGGGCAGGCTTTCCGTGATCTAGTGAGTAATGAAGAACTCGATCCAGCCTTAAAAGCTGAGATGTTACAGTTCCCATCGACAAACAGCTTAATGGGCTTATTTGACGAAGTAGATGTCGATGCCTTACTGTCAGTGACTGCTTTTATTAAGTTAGCAATCGCTGAAAATGTTGCAACAACTTGCGCCTCTATTTATGCTGACATGCCTAAACGTGCTTACGAAGTAGATCATGCTCACATTGCTTTGCGCTCATTAAAAAATGTGTGCCTTGAATATATCGCATTAGCGGGTGTTACTCATGTTAATGAATTGGTATTAGCTCAATTTAAACAGTCAGATAATATGACGGATACCATGGGGGCGATAAGTGCTGCAAACAAAGCGCAATTACCTTGTTTTAAAACCATGATGTCTGCATTTGAAACCAACTGGTCTCATGATGGCTTAGTGATGGATAAGTGGTTTTCGCAAATCGGGGCTAGCCCAAGTGAAAATTGTCTCTCTGTCGTTAAAGACACACTGAACCATGTCAGTTTCTCTTTAGCTAATCCAAATCGAACGCGTTCATTAGTGGGTAGCTTTTCTGCACATAACACCAGTGCTTTTCATGCGATTGATGGTAGTGGTTATGTTTTCTTAACGGATATTTTATGTCAGTTAAATAGCAGTAACCCGCAAATCGCATCTCGATTAATTACGCCACTTATTGAATTTAAGAAGTTTGATCAAGCCCGCCAAGCGTTAATGAAAGCGCAACTGATCCGTTTAAGCAAGCTTGATGGTTTAGCTACTGATCTGTTTGAAAAGATAGACCGTGCTCTAGCTTAACCAGACTCTCCAGCAAATATTTAACATTAAGTTAAACGTTTGTTTTATAAAAAGTGGGTATTTTGACCGATTTTGGCGTCATATACCCACCTTGAGTAATTATTCAATGTTTTATTCTTAAAAACCTTCATTTATCTTTCTATCTTGTTGCCTCTGTAGCATTTTTATTACAAATATTAATGTTAGAATGCCCGCTTGAATTACATCATAAGTTACTTTTTTAGCTAGACTTAATAAACCAAGATTTGAAGGATTGCTAGTATGTTGAATAAAACGCCTATTCCCGTGTTACTGGAAAACGTAATCAGCCTTGTAAAGACTAAAGTAGATGCGAAAAGCAATACATTAGTCGAGCAGTTTGTCACTGCATTATATGCTGGAATGAGGCAAGAAGATCTTTCTTCGCGTAGTGATAGCGATCTGTATTGTGCTGCAATTAGTTTGTGGAACAGATTGAACAGCAGTAACAATAGCGGCCCTGATATTTGTGTGTACAACCCAGAGATCAGTCTCAATGGTTGGCAATCAACACACTCGATTGTTGAAATCATTGTCCCTGATTCACCTTTTCTGACCGAATCTGTAATGATGGCGTTATCTCGACTTGGCGTAATTTCACATTTGATGTTACATCAGCCAATTGCTTTGAAACGAGATGATAACGGCCGTGTAAACAAAATTTTAACAAATCCTAAAAATGCAAAAAATTTCACTTCAGAAACAGTATTTTTAATTGAAATTGACCGTCAAACAGAAAGTAAAAAATTAGATGCGATTAGTGCGGAATTAAACTCCGTATTAAATGAGGTTGCGTTAGCTGTTGGTGATTGGTCACCAATGCAAGATAAATTAATTTCTGTTATTGAGATGTTATCTTCACGACCTAAGCAAAAAGGTATTGATTATTCAGATACACTTAAATTTTTAAAGTGGTTATGTGATCATAACTTCACTTTACTGGGTTACCGCCACTATGGCATTGAACCAGTGAAAGGTGATTATGTTATTACACCTGATTGTGATTCAAGCTTGGGCATCATGAAAAATTCGGTGAATAATAAAGGTTATTGTTTAGGTAATTTATCGAGAGATGCACGACGTGAAGTATTGTCGAAGAACACACTTATTTTAACAAAGAGTGATGCTAAATCACGTGTACACAGACCTGCTAACATCGATTATATTGGCATAAAATTATTTGACGAAGACAACAACGTCATTGGTGAAGAACGCTTTATTGGTTTATATGCTTCATCTATTTATAACAGCAGTGCAATTGATATCCCGCTTATTAGCGATAAAATTAAACGTGTACTTATTGCGTCTGGTTATAATCCAGCAAATCACTCGTACAAAGCGTTATTGAACATTTTAGAAACGTACCCACGAGATGAAATTATTCAATCTAGTGAAGAAGATATCTTACATTGTGCGCTCGGTGTTTTACACATGCAAGATCGCGATCAAGTTAAGTTATTTGTACGTAAAGACTTATTCGGTCGTTATTATTCTTGCATGGTGTATGTAACAAAGGAACGCTACAACACGTTATTACGTGAAAAAACGCAGCAAGTATTGGCTGACTACTTAGGTAGTGATAAAGAAGTTGAATTCAATACTTATTTCTCTGAAGGTAATATGGCTAGAACACATTATCTTGTCCATGTAGATCAGAATGATAAAGAAGTAAAAGTGAATATTTCCGATATTGAACAAAATATAACTGAAGCCGCCAAGTCTTGGGATGATAAATTTAAAACTGCGATTGTAAGCCACTATGGTGAAGAAAAAGGCCGCTATTTATCTGAGCAATATGGTCATGCTTTCCCACAGTCATACAAAGAATATGTATTACCAAACTCAGCTGTCGCGGATATTATTAAATTAGAAACATTGTCGGCAGAGCATAAGCTCGAGATGATTTTCTACCGTGCGCAAGAGGAAGAACATGACTCTAATCATGTACGTCTAAAATTATTCCATAAAGATCAACCAATTCATTTATCCGATGTATTGCCTATGTTAGAAAATATGGGATTAAAAGTACTTGGCGAAACCCCGTTTAAAGTAAAAACAGCAGACGGCACAGTGTACTGGGTGCTCGATTTCACCATGCTTTACACGGGTGATAACGTACTTGATACGACCAAACGTAGTGCTGACTTTATGTCGACGTTCCATCAAGTATGGGAAAAACGTTTAGAAAATGATGGTTTTAATAAATTAGTACTAAAAACAAATCTTGCTGGCCGCCAAATTTCAGTGTTACGTGCTTACGCAAAATACATGCGCCAAATTGGTAACAACTTTAGCCAAGCATATATTGAGAACACATTAACGTCATTACCTGAATTAGCGAATAGCTTGTATTGCTATTTTCATCAAAAATTTGCAATGGATCAAAGTGAGATTGATAGCCTAGATATCATTGCTAATTTTGAAAGCAAGCTTGAACAAGTTAATAACTTGGATGATGATCGTATTATTCGTCGTTTTATTGATTTAATTACAGCGACGTCACGTACGAACTTTTATCAAATCGATCAAAAGTCAAAAGCGACTGATCAAAGTAAAGCCTATATTTCGTTTAAATTTGAATCGTCATTAATTCCGGATATGCCGTTACCTTTACCTAAATTTGAGGTGTTTGTTTATTCTCCACAAGTCGAAGGTGTTCATTTACGAGGTGGTAAAGTTGCGCGTGGCGGTCTACGTTGGTCTGATCGTCGTGAAGATTTCAGAACTGAAGTACTGGGTCTTGTAAAAGCACAGCAAGTTAAAAACACGGTAATTGTACCTGTGGGCGCAAAAGGTGGTTTTGTTTGTAAAGAAATCCAGCCAAGTCACAGCCGTGATGAAGTCTTTAATATTGGTAAGCAATGTTACCGTACATTTATTCGTGGTTTACTTGATATTACCGATAACATCATTGAAGGGGAACTTGTACATCCACAAAATGTGCGTTTTTATGATGAAGATGATTCATACTTGGTTGTTGCCGCAGATAAAGGTACAGCTACTTTCTCTGATATCGCCAATGAGATCAGCGATGAGTATAACTTCTGGCTAGGTGATGCTTTTGCATCGGGCGGTTCAGTGGGTTATGACCATAAGAAAATGGGTATTACAGCGAAGGGTGCTTGGGAATCCGTTAAGCGTCATTTCCGTGAAATGGGCCTTAACTGCCAGGAAGAAGAGTTCACTTGTATTGCTGTCGGTGACATGGCGGGTGATGTATTTGGTAATGGTATGCTGTTATCTAAAAGCACCAAGTTAATCGCTGCATTTAACCACATGCATATCTTTATCGATCCAAATCCAGATTGTGCAACAAGTTATGCTGAACGTGACCGTTTATTTAATCTACCTCGTTCTAGCTGGAGTGATTATGATCGTTCTATCATGTCTAAAGGCAGTGGTATCTTCTTACGTTCAGCTAAAGCTATCACGCTAACACCTGAAATCAAAAAGATGCTTGGTACAAAGGTGTCACTAATGACACCAACCGATTTGATTAAAGCGATCCTAACATCACAAGCTGATTTGTTGTGGAATGGTGGTATCGGTACTTACGTTAAAGCAACATCAGAAACGAATAATGATGTTGGTGATCGAGCTAATGACCACGTACGTATTAACGGTAATGAACTTAACGTTAAGATTGTTGGCGAGGGTGGTAACTTAGGTTGTACTCAGCTAGGTCGTATTGAATATGCGAAAAATGGCGGTCGTATTAACAGTGACTTCATCGATAATGTGGGCGGTGTAGATTGCTCAGATAATGAAGTAAACATTAAGATCTTACTTAATAGTATTGT is part of the Moritella viscosa genome and encodes:
- a CDS encoding aminopeptidase N is translated as MTVMPNAKHLKDYTEPHYFIDSIDLDFNLDDSSTKIVAISKVRRSGSHNDPLILDGVDLTLLSVSIDGHHTDNYLVKDNQLIISDLPSECVLIIETEVNPQENTSLEGLYKSADAFCTQCESEGFRKITYYLDRPDVLAVFSTKITADKAAFPYLLSNGNCVDRGELDNGRHWVQWRDPYPKPAYLFALVAGDFDVLRDNYITTSGRDVKLELFVDKGNLSRGHHAIESLKNSMKWDEDRFGLEYDLDIYMIVAVDFFNMGAMENKGLNVFNSKYVLADAASATDVDYLGIEAVIGHEYFHNWTGNRITCRDWFQLSLKEGLTVFRDQEFSSDLGSRAVNRIQNVKILRSAQFPEDAGPMAHPIRPASVIEMNNFYTATVYNKGAEVIRMIHTLLGEQNFRAGMDLYFERHDGQAVTCDDFVASMQDASGVDLTLFKNWYSQSGTPQVTVTDHYDAENNIYTLSMQQHTPSTADQKVKHVLHIPVDIELLDEQGGKIELIFEGKGVHHILNLTEKQQDFVFENVMSAPVPSLFREFSAPVKLNYAYTNEQLTMLMVHASNDFARWDASQLLINKHVIENVTRIRDKQNLLLPTVFGQAFRDLVSNEELDPALKAEMLQFPSTNSLMGLFDEVDVDALLSVTAFIKLAIAENVATTCASIYADMPKRAYEVDHAHIALRSLKNVCLEYIALAGVTHVNELVLAQFKQSDNMTDTMGAISAANKAQLPCFKTMMSAFETNWSHDGLVMDKWFSQIGASPSENCLSVVKDTLNHVSFSLANPNRTRSLVGSFSAHNTSAFHAIDGSGYVFLTDILCQLNSSNPQIASRLITPLIEFKKFDQARQALMKAQLIRLSKLDGLATDLFEKIDRALA
- a CDS encoding paraquat-inducible protein A; translation: MQNAKDNQIAKCHECNLLISVKQDIRRHRCPRCFTRVHFRIPRSIQKTWALLITATIMMIPANFLPISTLTSTGQSTPDTIMSGTIALAKSDNLGIAIIIFIASILVPLFKIIGLMLILLSIQNKIFITPKRKLLLFNAIHWIGKWSIMDLFVISIMVAVINRGNLLSVDPGYGATCFGLVVILTILAAESFDTRLIWDLNHKNERK
- a CDS encoding putative mammalian cell entry protein; this encodes MKENNEPQMPDNCDAPKAVLHKPNVMSPIWLLPIVAVILGLYLMYQSITQAGIEIRVHFSNANGIVAGKTLVKYQGLIIGKVKKIALDDNLKGVYVTAEIDNKAEQVLRRNTQFWLVAPKASIAGISGLDALVTGNYIDLSPGDGEYSIDFISVQNAPNNPPDDEGLIVHLTADKLSSVRPGSEIFYKKIPVGQVHSFTLDKKTDKILVEAVIDKQYSYLIKDTSRFWNASGINAKFGLDGVKVETESLTAIISGALAFDSPTIGKPANDNQIYPLYNSISDAQRAVQIKLKLSNSNDIKIGNNIYFNGLKVGEITQVMTQSLTPTTQNSPSVATAIADVDPDVVDLFRDSTQFWVEKANLSLSESKNIVNLVTGNYILFTPGQGELRTTFDLVSNVDDLIPHKQISITANDANGLAVGNKVYYKNYPIGHISQVNFNTKTNLIDLNVNLYQDYAHLLTPSSRFINVSGVSVNANISGVNIKSSPIAALVSGGIELVNDPAFKTKRKKQQYRLYPSLALAKLGDNAFKTNKSVTLVSKPNHVISNGAPVYYRKLVVGTVADFRLASDNEHIIITLDILSQYAHLINKNSVFWDVSGVQISGSLSNLQVQAESLLTIAAGGINFDNIKPVNNNKVSLSKSKLTHYKLFRSFAAATDNRPIVTLTFESGTDIHVGTEIKNKGIKVGEISHIKLKVDQGFVEATAKLETDYAKYFTRQGSLYWLESVEVGLDGIKNANTILSGAYINVTKGNGHKAKRFNVLNAAPDIASEKVGLSVTVVSERLMALTTGTPVYYRQIEVGSITHSELSALSDKVLITLNIQPEYQHLVHNDSQFWAVSGFNVDIGLTGATLKAESLKTILAGGIAFATPNPDKNSKLAEPFAQFKLAQEVNPDWLKWDTKIQKPAK
- a CDS encoding paraquat-inducible protein A, which encodes MSNINVCNKCDLIVDHIPIAKNRHALCPRCNTLLYTNNAFSISSVLALSLTGLILVVIANVFPMFTITMLGAEESATLIQGAWALLQKKFYFVGLLVIFCSFIAPFLFLSCLAQACLLLLTKRNTPQLILLLKLVKFFTEWSMLEVYLVSFLIAVFKLSDIADIELQLGLLSFVSLMFVSSLIMYGLNLEIFWQKMEKNAKR
- the proQ gene encoding protein ProQ homolog, whose translation is MENIEKLKNSKEVIAYLVEIFPKCFTAKGEAKPLKIGIFQDLAERLKEDSKVSKTLLRTALRQYTASWRYLHGAKKDAVRVDLDGNDAGVLDAEHIEHAQKTLEESKTKFFAERNKKNAEQKAKAEKQKPAVKRAPKKVVKKSAPKADQKPTIKVERPVNESELKSGQSVKVVIGKAPVQATIVEVSKDGVQVELLSGLSLKVKKEHLFV
- a CDS encoding putative peptidase, S41 family encodes the protein MKKVLQRTFISASVLLATHAFAFDPAISIQELPTLKQEAQHSEASKRLVNLFTRSHYKSIDFDSGFAVEVFDRYLKQLDAYRTIFLQSDIDNFNKYALSFKKDFRQGRLAPAYDIYTVGLQRRYERFAYALTLLDTEIKFDRDDAYYFDTSELDWAKTTDELNELWRQKVKYEALNLKLTGKDWPEIQKLLRKRYDTAIKRLKQTQSEDVFQTLMNSYARSIEPHTSYLSPRNADRFKTEMNLSLEGIGAVLQTVDDYTVIRSLVAGGPADATKQLKAEDKIVGVAQDDKTIVDIVGWRLDDVVDKIKGPKGTKVRLEILRGEGASAKHKIVEIIRDKVRLEDRAAKSKVIDVEGEKVGVIEIPSFYDGLTKNVLTELTKLKKDNVSSIIVDLRDNGGGALKEANLLSGLFFDSGPTVQVRDARDKVNVLEDRDGKTYYDGPLVVLVNRYSASASEIFAAALQDYGRALIVGEQTFGKGTVQQHRTLARLYDLYDKPIGSVQYTISKFYRINGGSTQLRGVLPDITFPSAVKPEDTGESIEDNALAWDHIRKASYQQSLVLQSKVNKLTKSHNKRVAVNPEFGYIQEDIVKYKQELDSKTISLKESVRIKEREESESIRLTRLNERLARKELPAVESYDDKPEDFEFDDIFLLEAANIAIDLSKSS